The Bifidobacterium eulemuris genome includes a window with the following:
- the serA gene encoding phosphoglycerate dehydrogenase — protein sequence MPKALLLENIHPCAVQSLRDHGFEVEALKGALGEDELIDALDGVDLLGVRSKTNVTAAVMAARPHLSAIGCFCIGTNQVDLEEAGRRGIAVFNAPYSNTRSVVELVICDIICLMRRIPAHTHHLKHGLWDKTASGSHEVRGKTLGIIGYGNIGSQLSVLAEALGMRVVFYDLEEKLALGNAHRCATLNELLEQSDAVTLHVDGRKSNTGFFGEEQFSHMKPGAIFINLSRGFVVDLGALKQHLASGHVSGAAVDVFPVEPKKSGDPFETSLANEDNMILTPHIGGSTLEAQEAIGHFVAQRLEDYWFKGSTSLSVNLPQINLGDGNGITRVTHLHANLPGVLAHVNRVLGEEDINISSQSLGTQGELGYVVTDVSKTPSSATLQALRDIEGTIRMRVIS from the coding sequence ATGCCCAAAGCGTTACTTCTGGAAAACATTCATCCCTGCGCCGTCCAATCGCTGCGCGACCATGGTTTTGAGGTCGAAGCCCTCAAAGGCGCGTTAGGCGAGGACGAGCTCATCGACGCGTTGGATGGCGTCGATTTGCTCGGCGTGCGTTCGAAAACCAACGTCACCGCCGCCGTCATGGCCGCCCGTCCCCACTTAAGCGCCATCGGCTGCTTCTGCATCGGCACCAATCAGGTCGATCTGGAAGAAGCCGGCCGCCGAGGCATCGCCGTGTTCAACGCGCCGTATTCGAACACGCGCTCCGTGGTCGAATTGGTGATCTGCGACATCATCTGCCTGATGCGCCGCATCCCCGCCCACACGCATCATCTCAAGCATGGTCTGTGGGACAAAACCGCCAGCGGTTCGCATGAGGTGCGCGGCAAGACCCTGGGCATCATCGGCTATGGCAATATCGGCTCGCAACTGTCCGTGCTGGCGGAGGCCCTGGGCATGCGCGTCGTGTTCTACGATCTGGAGGAGAAGCTCGCTCTGGGCAACGCGCATCGCTGCGCGACGCTGAACGAACTGCTCGAGCAATCCGACGCGGTGACCTTGCATGTCGACGGCCGCAAGTCGAACACCGGATTCTTCGGCGAGGAGCAGTTCTCCCATATGAAGCCCGGCGCGATCTTCATCAACCTGTCCCGTGGTTTCGTGGTCGATCTGGGCGCGCTGAAGCAGCATCTGGCCTCGGGACACGTCTCCGGTGCCGCGGTCGACGTGTTCCCCGTCGAGCCGAAGAAGTCGGGCGACCCGTTCGAAACCTCGCTGGCGAATGAGGACAATATGATCCTGACCCCGCATATCGGCGGTTCCACGCTGGAGGCTCAGGAGGCCATCGGCCATTTCGTCGCCCAGCGCCTTGAGGACTACTGGTTCAAGGGTTCGACCTCACTGTCGGTGAATCTGCCGCAGATCAATCTCGGCGACGGCAATGGCATCACGCGCGTCACCCATCTGCACGCGAATCTGCCCGGCGTGCTCGCACACGTCAACCGAGTGCTCGGCGAAGAGGATATCAACATCTCCTCCCAGTCGCTGGGTACGCAGGGCGAGTTGGGCTATGTGGTCACCGACGTCTCGAAGACGCCGAGCAGCGCGACCCTGCAGGCGCTGCGCGACATCGAGGGCACGATTCGCATGCGCGTGATCAGCTGA
- a CDS encoding HelD family protein, with protein MSTYSSQLHEEQQAVDRAYGRLDALRAQTRSRLDAVRAAGSHGSPTQRTERDSFATMYEDRLTQLRAVEDRLVFGRLDDVQGARRYIGRVGLSSETHEPILTDWRAEAARPFYEATPSNHGDIVMRRHITLSFREVVGIEDEVLDVHSDQVDKASSAGTLTGEGALLASLSSRRTGKMTDIVATIQAEQDRIIRSDMGHAVVVQGGPGTGKTAVALHRAAYLLYTHRRMLERSGVLVVGPSSAFLHYIDQVLPSLGETGVVSRTIADLVPGFATDITDDPYAAKLKGDRRMAQVIANAVAARVRIPDDLPTVNISGVNVPMLPVDIQQAQNDARRTRAPHNKARETFIQQMLRSMRERYVEQLDYTPDAAELSRVSSLLRMNDKVRKTLNLCWLPMTAPWLIDQLFSRPDKLRAMAPWLSDDDVRTLTRRKGSPLTRSDIPLLDEAMELLGPDPKASARRAAQDAQRAQEEQFARDTLAQAGIGTGLVTSQMLLDHINGEDAELTAQRAAADREWVYGHIVVDEAQELTDMDWRMLMRRCPSRSFTIVGDVAQTSALGGTRSWPKTMNRLFGAEHWDLNELTINYRNPKEVSDLASRFASAEGLYISTVNAVRSMPESVSTQVVRDEAALAEAVGREAVELTRRFVSSDGSGRVAIIAPDELVDSMRQAVSRQLEAALEPAEAARLADQPDWDRQVAVCGTEEVKGLEYDAVIVAQPGQIEDDAPARLVAAADLYVAMTRPTQRLVIVRTQADESSLTL; from the coding sequence ATGTCGACTTACTCCTCCCAGCTGCATGAGGAACAGCAGGCCGTCGACCGCGCGTACGGCCGATTGGACGCATTGCGCGCGCAGACGAGATCACGGCTCGACGCCGTAAGGGCCGCGGGATCGCACGGCTCCCCCACGCAACGCACCGAACGCGACTCCTTCGCCACGATGTACGAGGATCGCCTCACCCAGTTGCGCGCCGTCGAGGATCGTCTGGTGTTCGGCCGTCTCGACGACGTCCAGGGAGCGCGGCGCTATATCGGCCGCGTCGGACTGTCCAGCGAAACCCACGAGCCGATCCTCACCGATTGGCGCGCCGAAGCCGCCAGACCTTTCTATGAGGCGACCCCGTCCAATCACGGCGACATCGTGATGCGCCGCCATATCACCCTGAGCTTCCGCGAGGTCGTCGGCATCGAAGACGAGGTGCTCGACGTGCACTCCGATCAGGTGGACAAGGCCTCGTCCGCGGGCACGCTCACCGGCGAGGGCGCGCTGCTGGCGTCGCTCAGTTCCCGACGCACCGGCAAAATGACCGATATCGTGGCCACCATCCAGGCCGAGCAGGACCGCATCATCCGTTCCGATATGGGGCATGCGGTGGTCGTGCAGGGAGGCCCCGGCACCGGCAAAACCGCCGTGGCGCTGCATCGCGCCGCCTATCTGCTCTACACGCACCGCCGCATGCTGGAACGATCCGGCGTGCTGGTCGTCGGCCCCAGCTCCGCGTTCCTGCACTATATCGACCAGGTGCTCCCCTCCCTCGGCGAAACCGGTGTGGTCAGCCGCACCATCGCCGACCTGGTGCCCGGATTCGCCACCGACATCACCGACGACCCGTACGCGGCCAAGCTCAAAGGCGACCGCCGCATGGCGCAGGTGATCGCCAACGCGGTGGCCGCGCGTGTGCGCATCCCCGACGATCTGCCGACCGTGAACATCAGCGGCGTCAACGTGCCGATGCTGCCCGTGGACATCCAGCAGGCCCAGAACGACGCGCGCCGCACACGGGCGCCGCACAACAAGGCCCGCGAGACCTTCATCCAGCAGATGCTGCGCAGCATGCGCGAGCGTTACGTCGAACAGCTCGACTACACGCCGGATGCCGCCGAGCTGAGCCGGGTCTCCTCGCTGCTGCGCATGAACGACAAGGTGCGCAAAACCCTGAACCTGTGCTGGCTGCCGATGACGGCCCCATGGCTTATCGACCAGTTGTTCTCCCGTCCCGACAAACTGCGTGCGATGGCGCCGTGGCTGAGCGACGACGACGTGCGCACGCTCACCCGCCGCAAAGGCTCGCCGCTGACCCGTTCGGACATTCCGCTGCTCGACGAGGCCATGGAGCTTTTAGGCCCCGACCCGAAGGCTTCCGCACGTCGGGCCGCGCAGGACGCGCAGCGCGCGCAGGAGGAGCAGTTCGCCCGCGACACCCTCGCGCAGGCGGGAATCGGCACCGGTCTGGTGACCAGCCAGATGCTGCTCGACCATATCAACGGCGAGGATGCGGAACTCACCGCCCAACGCGCGGCGGCGGACCGCGAATGGGTGTACGGCCATATCGTGGTCGACGAGGCGCAGGAGCTGACCGATATGGACTGGCGCATGCTGATGCGCCGCTGCCCTTCGCGTTCGTTCACCATCGTGGGCGATGTGGCACAGACCTCCGCGCTGGGAGGCACCCGATCCTGGCCCAAGACGATGAACAGGCTGTTCGGCGCCGAGCATTGGGATCTCAACGAGCTGACGATCAATTACCGCAACCCCAAAGAGGTTTCGGATCTGGCGTCGCGCTTCGCCTCCGCGGAGGGCCTGTACATCTCCACGGTGAACGCCGTGCGCAGCATGCCCGAATCCGTGTCCACGCAGGTGGTGCGCGACGAGGCAGCGCTGGCCGAGGCCGTCGGGCGCGAGGCGGTCGAACTGACACGACGTTTCGTCTCCTCCGACGGTAGCGGCCGTGTGGCCATCATCGCTCCCGACGAACTGGTCGATTCCATGCGCCAGGCGGTGTCGAGGCAGCTGGAGGCGGCGCTTGAGCCCGCCGAGGCCGCACGTCTGGCCGACCAGCCCGACTGGGACCGCCAGGTCGCCGTCTGCGGCACCGAAGAGGTCAAGGGACTGGAATACGACGCCGTCATCGTGGCGCAACCCGGCCAAATCGAGGACGACGCCCCCGCGCGTCTGGTGGCCGCGGCCGACCTGTACGTGGCCATGACCCGTCCGACGCAGCGTTTGGTTATAGTTCGGACACAAGCTGACGAATCCTCGTTAACCCTCTAA
- the mraZ gene encoding division/cell wall cluster transcriptional repressor MraZ encodes MVDEQSPAVHGSAAPTAGVADLLEGLPPLLLGTYTPKIDAKGRMALPAKFRSQLGQGLVMARGQERCVYLLPFDEFRRIAGQIQRTSVGNKAAREYLRVFLSGAVDQQPDKQGRVLVPQMLRDYADLGSDVVVIGVGTRAELWNKDAWERYLAEKEEGYADIADDVLPEVEF; translated from the coding sequence ATGGTCGATGAGCAGTCGCCAGCCGTGCATGGCTCCGCCGCGCCCACGGCCGGCGTGGCCGATCTGCTGGAGGGGCTTCCGCCGCTGCTGTTGGGCACCTACACGCCCAAAATCGACGCCAAGGGACGTATGGCGTTGCCTGCGAAATTCCGTTCCCAATTGGGACAGGGACTGGTGATGGCGCGCGGTCAGGAGCGATGCGTGTATCTGTTGCCGTTCGACGAGTTCCGCCGTATCGCCGGACAGATCCAGCGCACCTCCGTGGGCAACAAGGCCGCCCGTGAGTATCTGCGCGTGTTCCTTTCCGGCGCCGTGGACCAGCAGCCCGACAAGCAGGGCCGTGTGCTGGTGCCGCAGATGCTGCGCGATTACGCGGATCTGGGAAGCGATGTGGTGGTGATCGGCGTGGGAACGCGCGCCGAACTGTGGAATAAGGACGCTTGGGAGCGGTATCTGGCCGAGAAGGAAGAAGGCTATGCCGATATCGCCGACGATGTGCTGCCGGAGGTGGAATTCTGA
- the rsmH gene encoding 16S rRNA (cytosine(1402)-N(4))-methyltransferase RsmH, which produces MTDLTSIHQPVLLDDCVRLVSPALRREGSVAVDCTLGLAGHSTAFLKAAPQARLIGIDRDAEALAMATERMRREGLSDRFTPVHAAFDELDRVLEDQGVDEVDAVFMDLGLSSLQIDEADRGFSYSHDAPLDMRMDVTQELTAETILATYDARRLTRVFKEYGEERFARQIAGQIVARRDREPFVSTAQLNRLVDEVVPQAHRPAGNPAKRVFQALRIEVNGELDKLSSTLPQAANRLSVGGRLVVESYHSLEDKTVKAFMAQGLRIDAPVDMPVVPPDAQPFFADLTRGAIKADADEIAANPRASSVRLRAVELTRRIPDRWRRRFAEGQQHDHATNRRRSRRG; this is translated from the coding sequence ATGACCGACCTGACCTCCATCCATCAGCCCGTGCTGCTTGACGATTGCGTGAGGCTGGTGTCTCCTGCCCTGCGTCGCGAGGGTTCCGTCGCGGTGGACTGCACGCTGGGTTTGGCCGGACACTCCACGGCCTTTCTCAAAGCGGCCCCCCAAGCGCGGCTGATCGGCATCGACCGCGACGCCGAGGCGCTGGCGATGGCCACCGAGCGTATGCGTCGCGAGGGACTGTCCGACCGTTTCACTCCCGTGCACGCCGCCTTCGACGAATTGGACCGCGTGCTGGAGGACCAAGGCGTCGACGAGGTGGACGCGGTGTTCATGGATCTGGGGCTGTCCAGCCTGCAGATCGACGAAGCCGACCGCGGTTTCTCCTATTCCCATGACGCGCCGTTGGATATGCGCATGGACGTGACCCAGGAGCTGACCGCCGAAACCATTCTCGCCACCTACGACGCGCGCCGGTTGACGCGCGTCTTCAAGGAATACGGAGAGGAGCGCTTCGCTCGTCAGATCGCCGGCCAGATCGTCGCCCGACGGGACCGGGAGCCGTTCGTCTCCACCGCGCAGCTCAACCGGTTGGTCGACGAGGTCGTGCCGCAGGCGCACCGTCCGGCGGGCAATCCCGCCAAGCGTGTGTTCCAGGCGTTGCGCATCGAGGTCAACGGGGAACTGGACAAACTGTCCTCGACCCTTCCCCAGGCCGCGAACCGTCTGTCGGTGGGAGGCCGCTTGGTGGTGGAGTCCTACCACTCGCTTGAAGACAAAACCGTCAAGGCGTTCATGGCGCAGGGGCTGCGCATCGACGCGCCCGTCGATATGCCGGTGGTGCCGCCGGACGCGCAACCGTTCTTCGCGGATCTGACCCGCGGGGCGATCAAAGCGGACGCCGACGAGATCGCCGCCAACCCACGCGCCTCATCGGTGCGGTTGCGCGCCGTGGAACTGACGCGGCGGATTCCCGACCGCTGGCGCCGTCGTTTCGCCGAAGGCCAGCAACACGACCATGCGACGAACCGTCGTCGATCCAGAAGGGGTTGA
- a CDS encoding peptidoglycan D,D-transpeptidase FtsI family protein — MIHRILNFARAKNFAFRCIAIGVVLALVAAVCLAQLAATQLIGGRQTALAATQSRTLSVPLSAKRGRVLDANGTVLAQSVDRYTIVANPEAAQDFVPITCTGENDDECHEIDGEPVGVKGAAAVARLLASVLDMNAMELGASLSIDGQYVVLKKDVTPQVKRSIEDLNLGGIVWGELSDERVYADDNLYGALLGGVDAEGVGVSGIELMENELLTGTDGKKVYQQGNGGEEIPGTVTESTEAVNGSDVTLTIDSDVQWYVKKVLREAQEKYGSDWGIAVVQRVSDAQIVALADSDEISAGSDDAKLGTSRAVSEVFEPGSIGKVISLAGYLQTGQHKISDQFEVPDNYTLDGQTYKDSFTHGTEHWTLAGILEQSSNVGMILAAENYTDEQRYEYLTKFGIGQDSGLGLPGESSGLLASASSWDTRTRNTVLFGQGYATNILQLTNAIATIGNKGVKQQQSIIKSVTDADGKTTETETSGATRVVDEQVAADVMNAMESVAEHYSTFVKVDGYRMAAKSGTAEVVGSDGTISSIISDYSVIIPADDPQYVVTVVLKDPQGSYGGLTAGPVAADICAFLMQKYEVPVSSAREDAIPVNW, encoded by the coding sequence ATGATCCATCGCATCCTCAATTTCGCCCGGGCGAAGAACTTCGCCTTCCGGTGCATCGCCATCGGTGTGGTCTTGGCATTGGTCGCAGCCGTCTGCCTGGCGCAGTTGGCTGCCACCCAGCTGATCGGCGGACGCCAGACCGCACTGGCCGCGACCCAAAGCCGCACGCTTTCCGTGCCGCTCAGCGCCAAACGAGGGCGCGTGCTCGACGCCAACGGCACCGTGCTGGCGCAAAGCGTGGACCGTTACACCATCGTGGCCAATCCCGAGGCGGCGCAGGATTTCGTTCCCATCACCTGCACCGGCGAAAACGACGACGAATGCCATGAGATCGACGGCGAACCCGTGGGTGTGAAAGGCGCCGCCGCCGTGGCGCGCCTGCTCGCCTCCGTGCTGGATATGAACGCGATGGAGCTGGGCGCCTCCTTAAGCATCGACGGACAGTACGTGGTGCTCAAGAAGGACGTGACCCCGCAGGTCAAGCGCTCCATCGAGGATCTCAATCTCGGCGGCATCGTCTGGGGAGAGCTGAGCGATGAGCGCGTCTACGCCGACGACAACCTGTACGGCGCGCTGCTGGGCGGCGTCGACGCCGAAGGTGTGGGCGTGTCCGGCATCGAATTGATGGAGAACGAGCTGCTTACCGGCACCGACGGCAAAAAGGTGTACCAGCAGGGCAACGGCGGCGAGGAGATCCCCGGCACGGTGACCGAATCGACCGAAGCCGTGAACGGCAGCGACGTGACGCTCACCATCGACAGCGACGTGCAGTGGTATGTCAAGAAGGTGCTGCGCGAGGCGCAGGAGAAGTACGGCTCCGACTGGGGCATCGCCGTGGTGCAACGCGTCAGCGACGCCCAGATCGTGGCGTTGGCGGACAGCGACGAGATCTCCGCCGGCTCCGACGACGCCAAGCTGGGCACGTCGCGTGCCGTGAGCGAGGTGTTCGAACCGGGCTCCATCGGCAAGGTGATCTCGCTGGCCGGCTATCTGCAGACCGGGCAGCACAAGATCAGCGACCAATTCGAAGTGCCGGACAACTACACCCTGGACGGGCAGACCTATAAGGACTCCTTCACCCACGGCACCGAACACTGGACGCTGGCCGGCATTCTCGAACAGTCGTCGAATGTGGGCATGATCCTCGCCGCCGAGAACTACACGGACGAGCAGCGCTACGAGTATCTGACCAAATTCGGCATCGGACAGGACAGCGGACTGGGTCTGCCCGGAGAATCCTCCGGTCTTCTGGCCTCGGCCTCCTCATGGGATACGCGTACCCGCAACACCGTGCTGTTCGGACAGGGCTACGCCACCAACATCCTGCAGCTGACGAACGCCATCGCGACCATCGGCAACAAAGGCGTCAAGCAGCAGCAGTCCATCATCAAGTCGGTGACCGACGCGGACGGCAAAACCACCGAAACCGAGACCTCGGGCGCCACCCGGGTCGTCGACGAGCAGGTGGCCGCCGACGTGATGAACGCCATGGAATCCGTGGCCGAGCACTACAGCACTTTCGTGAAAGTCGACGGCTACCGCATGGCCGCCAAAAGCGGCACCGCCGAGGTCGTGGGCAGTGACGGGACGATTTCCAGCATCATCAGCGACTATTCGGTGATCATTCCCGCCGACGATCCGCAGTATGTGGTGACCGTCGTGCTGAAGGATCCGCAGGGCTCCTACGGCGGTCTGACGGCGGGCCCGGTCGCCGCCGATATTTGTGCGTTCCTTATGCAGAAATATGAGGTGCCGGTGTCCTCCGCCCGCGAGGATGCTATTCCAGTCAATTGGTGA
- a CDS encoding UDP-N-acetylmuramoyl-tripeptide--D-alanyl-D-alanine ligase, with protein sequence MVPMSVETIAQAVSGRLVLPSSQDASALGIAAVSDSRQISEGSVFVAIKGERVDGHDFVPSVAQAGAVAAIVDHPVDGARVAQIVVDDTVAALGALAAHNIAMRKAMDEPFDIVGLTGSVGKTTTKDLLSALLERVGKTVAPVGSFNNEIGLPLTALKVDRDTRFFVAEMGANHLGEIANLTRIAPPEVAIVLKVGVAHLGEFGSRQIVAQAKSEIVRGLVPGGIAVLNADDEYAAAMADIAPGEVRWFGIDHTDAAHTVSATDITMDERDRAGFVMRTPDGETPVRLGISGRHNVMNALAAASVALHFGMSPAEIAETLGTQRRISPHRMAVSQVTRGAAEFTLIDDSFNANPDSMKAGLDGLASWGAGKPLYRVAVLGAMLELGDDGPDLHAQVGSYAASLGVDALIAVGGAGDGDLDALAEALANGAKKERSDARGGKGSIDLVSDIDRADRLVSDMAAAHPDVVVLLKGSHASGLSALAERWTAGTNNR encoded by the coding sequence ATGGTGCCGATGAGCGTTGAGACGATCGCGCAGGCGGTATCGGGGCGGCTGGTTCTGCCATCGTCGCAGGATGCGTCGGCGCTTGGCATCGCGGCGGTCAGCGATTCGCGGCAAATCAGCGAAGGCTCGGTATTCGTCGCGATCAAGGGCGAGAGGGTGGACGGCCATGATTTCGTGCCGTCCGTCGCCCAGGCTGGCGCCGTGGCGGCCATCGTCGACCATCCCGTCGACGGGGCGCGGGTGGCGCAGATCGTCGTCGACGACACGGTCGCCGCGCTGGGGGCCCTCGCCGCGCATAACATAGCCATGCGCAAGGCCATGGACGAGCCTTTCGACATCGTCGGCCTGACCGGATCGGTGGGCAAAACCACCACCAAGGATCTGCTCTCCGCGCTGCTGGAGCGTGTGGGGAAGACCGTGGCGCCGGTCGGTTCCTTCAACAACGAGATCGGCCTGCCGCTGACGGCTCTGAAGGTCGATCGCGACACGCGTTTCTTCGTGGCGGAGATGGGGGCCAACCATCTTGGCGAAATCGCCAATCTGACGCGCATCGCCCCGCCTGAGGTGGCCATCGTGCTCAAAGTGGGGGTCGCGCATCTGGGTGAATTCGGTTCGCGGCAGATCGTCGCGCAGGCGAAAAGCGAGATCGTGCGCGGTCTGGTGCCGGGAGGTATCGCCGTGCTCAACGCCGACGACGAGTATGCCGCCGCCATGGCGGATATCGCCCCGGGAGAGGTCCGTTGGTTCGGCATTGACCACACCGATGCGGCGCATACGGTGAGCGCCACCGACATCACGATGGACGAACGCGACCGGGCCGGCTTCGTCATGCGCACGCCGGACGGCGAGACCCCGGTGCGTCTGGGGATCTCCGGACGGCATAACGTGATGAACGCGTTGGCCGCGGCGAGCGTCGCCCTGCATTTCGGCATGAGCCCCGCAGAAATCGCCGAGACGTTGGGTACGCAGCGGCGCATCAGCCCGCATCGCATGGCCGTCAGCCAGGTGACGCGAGGCGCGGCGGAGTTCACGCTGATCGACGATTCCTTCAACGCCAATCCCGACTCGATGAAGGCGGGATTGGACGGGCTCGCCTCGTGGGGCGCGGGCAAACCGTTGTACCGTGTCGCCGTGCTGGGCGCCATGCTCGAACTCGGCGACGATGGTCCGGATCTGCACGCCCAAGTGGGCTCGTACGCCGCCTCGCTGGGGGTGGACGCCCTCATCGCGGTCGGTGGGGCCGGCGACGGCGATCTCGACGCGTTGGCCGAGGCCTTGGCCAACGGGGCAAAAAAGGAACGCTCCGACGCGCGGGGCGGCAAGGGGTCGATAGACTTGGTTTCGGATATCGACCGGGCGGATCGGCTGGTGTCGGATATGGCGGCCGCCCATCCGGACGTTGTGGTGCTGCTCAAGGGATCGCACGCGTCGGGATTGAGCGCCCTCGCCGAGCGCTGGACCGCCGGGACGAACAACCGATAG
- the mraY gene encoding phospho-N-acetylmuramoyl-pentapeptide-transferase, translating to MIALIIGMLVSLVVTIVGTPLLIRLVNRLHYGQYIRQDGPQSHQVKRGTPTLGGVVINIAIVAGWGASALYRCLARGEQISWSAVLVLFAMLSMGALGFIDDFAKVRKKQNEGLSVAGKFAGQFILGTIYAVLALVVPTKSGLPSAQAGMSFIEQPFFSFEFAGDLVATVLFVIWVNFLMTAWTNAVNLTDGLDGLAAGSSMIAFAGYAMIAFWESYHLKGSGHEGYTYAVSDPLDLTIIAVCAAVACFGFLWYNSNPASIFMGDTGSLALGGLFAALSIATHTEFLAVIVGGLYVIEAMSDVIQVGYFKMTHRRVFKMAPIHHHFELKGWTETKVVVRFWMIELMFVLVGVVVFYGDWVARSNLLG from the coding sequence GTGATTGCGCTGATCATTGGAATGCTGGTGTCGCTGGTCGTCACCATCGTCGGCACGCCGTTGCTGATTCGCTTGGTGAACCGTCTGCATTACGGCCAGTACATTCGTCAGGACGGGCCGCAATCCCATCAGGTCAAGCGCGGCACGCCGACGCTGGGCGGCGTGGTCATCAACATCGCCATCGTCGCCGGGTGGGGCGCTTCGGCGCTGTACCGGTGCCTGGCACGTGGCGAACAGATCTCATGGTCCGCCGTGCTGGTGCTGTTCGCCATGCTGTCGATGGGCGCGCTCGGCTTCATCGACGACTTCGCCAAGGTGCGCAAGAAGCAGAACGAGGGGCTGTCCGTGGCCGGCAAGTTCGCGGGCCAGTTCATCCTCGGCACCATCTACGCGGTGCTGGCGCTGGTCGTCCCCACCAAGTCGGGGCTGCCCAGCGCACAGGCCGGTATGAGCTTCATCGAGCAGCCGTTCTTCAGTTTCGAATTCGCCGGGGATCTGGTGGCCACCGTCCTGTTCGTCATCTGGGTGAACTTCCTGATGACCGCGTGGACGAACGCGGTGAACCTCACCGACGGCCTTGACGGACTGGCGGCGGGATCCTCGATGATCGCCTTCGCCGGGTACGCGATGATCGCGTTCTGGGAAAGCTACCATCTCAAGGGCAGCGGCCATGAGGGATACACCTATGCCGTCTCCGATCCGCTCGATCTGACCATCATCGCGGTATGCGCGGCCGTGGCCTGCTTCGGTTTCCTGTGGTACAACTCCAATCCCGCATCCATCTTCATGGGCGATACCGGCTCGTTGGCGTTGGGCGGTCTGTTCGCGGCGCTTTCCATCGCCACGCATACCGAATTCCTGGCCGTGATCGTGGGCGGCCTGTATGTGATCGAGGCGATGAGCGACGTCATCCAGGTGGGGTATTTCAAGATGACGCATCGCCGTGTGTTCAAGATGGCGCCGATACACCATCATTTCGAGCTGAAAGGATGGACCGAGACCAAGGTCGTGGTCCGTTTCTGGATGATCGAGCTGATGTTCGTGCTCGTCGGCGTGGTGGTCTTCTACGGCGATTGGGTGGCCCGTTCCAATCTGCTTGGCTGA